In the Engystomops pustulosus chromosome 2, aEngPut4.maternal, whole genome shotgun sequence genome, one interval contains:
- the NIPAL3 gene encoding NIPA-like protein 3 isoform X2, with protein sequence MEKATISSIQMEELLTTEETPTENYFSYKDNLIGSLLAIFGHLIISIGLNLQKYSHIRLAGTKDPRSYFKTKTWWLGLFLVIVGEIAVFSSYAFAPLSLIVPLSAVSNIASSIIGIIFIKEKWKPKEFLSCGLAVIGTYLLITFGPNSHEKMTGENIVIHLVSWPFLLYMLVEILAFCSLLYYYKQKNANYLLIILMLVALLGSTTVIAVKALAGMIIVSIQGTMQLGYPIFYIMFVCMVATSIAQASYLSQASQLYDSALIASVNYILSTTLAISAGAVFYVDFRHEDVLHLCMFALGCLIAFLGVFLITRNRKKTKAFEPYVAFNSMPGVISMHDNGSAVQPDFGSSFSYGALQSNDSLSEVYTPATLPVVSEEAASAYNALEHNKSE encoded by the exons ATGGAGAAAGCCACTATCTCTTCCATCCAGATGGAAGAATTATTGACCACCGAGGAAACGCCAACTGAAAATTACTTCTCATACAAG GACAATCTTATTGGATCTCTTCTGGCTATATTTGGCCATCTTATTATTAGCATTGGACTTAACTTACAG AAATACAGCCACATCCGCTTGGCTGGAACCAAAGACCCTCGTTCCTACTTCAAGACAAAAACATGGTGGCTTGGTCTATTTCTGGTGATAGTGGGCGAGATAGCAGTATTTTCATCCTATGCCTTTGCGCCTCTGTCTCTTATTGTGCCTCTTAGTGCTGTCTCGAACATAG CAAGCTCAATTATAGGCATTATATTTATTAAAGAAAAGTGGAAACCAAAGGAATTCCTAA GCTGTGGCTTAGCTGTCATTGGCACGTATCTACTTATAACATTTGGGCCCAACAGCCATGAAAAGATGACTGGAGAGAACATCGTAATACATTTAGTAAGCTGGCCATTCTTACTCTACATG CTGGTGGAAATACTTGCTTTCTGTTCCCTGCTGTATTACTACAAACAGAAGAATGCTAACTATTTGCTCATCATATTAATGCTAGTTGCATTGTTGG GGTCTACAACTGTTATCGCAGTAAAAGCACTGGCTGGTATGATCATTGTCTCCATACAAGGCACCATGCAGCTAGGATATCCAATTTTTTAcattatgtttgtgtgtatggttGCTACTTCTATTGCACAAGCCTC ATATCTATCCCAAGCATCCCAGCTGTATGATTCTGCCCTGATTGCAAGTGTCAATTACATCCTCTCAACAACTCTTGCTATATCTGCAG GAGCCGTATTCTATGTTGATTTCCGCCATGAAGACGTTCTGCATCTGTGTATGTTTGCCTTGGG CTGCCTTATTGCCTTTCTGGGAGTCTTCCTCATCACCAGGAACAGAAAGAAGACAAAAGCATTTGAACCCTATGTAGCCTttaattctatgccag GGGTGATCAGCATGCATGACAATGGCAGCGCAGTGCAACCTGATTTTGGAAGCTCATTTTCGTATGGAGCCTTACAAAGCAATGACAGTTTGTCAGAAGTCTATACACCAGCCACCCTGCCTGTTGTATCAGAAGAGGCAGCATCAGCTTATAATGCCTTGGAGCACAATAAGAGTGAATAG
- the NIPAL3 gene encoding NIPA-like protein 3 isoform X1: MEKATISSIQMEELLTTEETPTENYFSYKDNLIGSLLAIFGHLIISIGLNLQKYSHIRLAGTKDPRSYFKTKTWWLGLFLVIVGEIAVFSSYAFAPLSLIVPLSAVSNIASSIIGIIFIKEKWKPKEFLRHYILSFLGCGLAVIGTYLLITFGPNSHEKMTGENIVIHLVSWPFLLYMLVEILAFCSLLYYYKQKNANYLLIILMLVALLGSTTVIAVKALAGMIIVSIQGTMQLGYPIFYIMFVCMVATSIAQASYLSQASQLYDSALIASVNYILSTTLAISAGAVFYVDFRHEDVLHLCMFALGCLIAFLGVFLITRNRKKTKAFEPYVAFNSMPGVISMHDNGSAVQPDFGSSFSYGALQSNDSLSEVYTPATLPVVSEEAASAYNALEHNKSE, encoded by the exons ATGGAGAAAGCCACTATCTCTTCCATCCAGATGGAAGAATTATTGACCACCGAGGAAACGCCAACTGAAAATTACTTCTCATACAAG GACAATCTTATTGGATCTCTTCTGGCTATATTTGGCCATCTTATTATTAGCATTGGACTTAACTTACAG AAATACAGCCACATCCGCTTGGCTGGAACCAAAGACCCTCGTTCCTACTTCAAGACAAAAACATGGTGGCTTGGTCTATTTCTGGTGATAGTGGGCGAGATAGCAGTATTTTCATCCTATGCCTTTGCGCCTCTGTCTCTTATTGTGCCTCTTAGTGCTGTCTCGAACATAG CAAGCTCAATTATAGGCATTATATTTATTAAAGAAAAGTGGAAACCAAAGGAATTCCTAA GACATTATATCTTGTCCTTTCTAGGCTGTGGCTTAGCTGTCATTGGCACGTATCTACTTATAACATTTGGGCCCAACAGCCATGAAAAGATGACTGGAGAGAACATCGTAATACATTTAGTAAGCTGGCCATTCTTACTCTACATG CTGGTGGAAATACTTGCTTTCTGTTCCCTGCTGTATTACTACAAACAGAAGAATGCTAACTATTTGCTCATCATATTAATGCTAGTTGCATTGTTGG GGTCTACAACTGTTATCGCAGTAAAAGCACTGGCTGGTATGATCATTGTCTCCATACAAGGCACCATGCAGCTAGGATATCCAATTTTTTAcattatgtttgtgtgtatggttGCTACTTCTATTGCACAAGCCTC ATATCTATCCCAAGCATCCCAGCTGTATGATTCTGCCCTGATTGCAAGTGTCAATTACATCCTCTCAACAACTCTTGCTATATCTGCAG GAGCCGTATTCTATGTTGATTTCCGCCATGAAGACGTTCTGCATCTGTGTATGTTTGCCTTGGG CTGCCTTATTGCCTTTCTGGGAGTCTTCCTCATCACCAGGAACAGAAAGAAGACAAAAGCATTTGAACCCTATGTAGCCTttaattctatgccag GGGTGATCAGCATGCATGACAATGGCAGCGCAGTGCAACCTGATTTTGGAAGCTCATTTTCGTATGGAGCCTTACAAAGCAATGACAGTTTGTCAGAAGTCTATACACCAGCCACCCTGCCTGTTGTATCAGAAGAGGCAGCATCAGCTTATAATGCCTTGGAGCACAATAAGAGTGAATAG